The sequence below is a genomic window from Ptychodera flava strain L36383 unplaced genomic scaffold, AS_Pfla_20210202 Scaffold_153__1_contigs__length_83480_pilon, whole genome shotgun sequence.
TATGTAAAGTATCAATGTCATTTTGTACCAAACGTTCAAGTGACGTTTGTTGAACATGTTTATTTAATGCATACCCGCAACACATTTTTACCTATTGCCAGGCAGAATGACAACTTGCACATGTATGGCGCCATGGTCATATGTAAGCAACAATAATAAACGGCTTCTGATATATAACTTCATTTATTAATTAAAATCAGAACATATAAGGGAGTGACCTTTTGTCAAGTCACCAAGACGTAAAACCGTTGAACCGATCACCTTACCGATTTAATCATAGTGATCAGATATTTTTGTCTCTATGGCACTGAATTTTTAACGAgacatttatttatgtagttcttttatgtttttaatgCTTTCTCAGAAAcaatgttatttcttttaacCTCGTCATAGAAACAGTGATTAACGGGGTTtcttaaaataatgaaattccgttataaattgaatttttttcacatcatCTATTTGTTCCGAATCGACGAATACAAGTACTTCTCGAGGTTTAAAGTGGATTATTGCATCCGACATCGATAGTGTTTTCAGTTTGTACCAAAAATGTAAATTCTTTGCCGATTTGGGCGACTAGATCTAAGTGTAGGTACAAAACATTGTGTTTAAGAAATGTGTTGCTTTCCTCTTTAGACACATCAAAAATTTGTTGCTTTTAAATATGTCCataaaagttttgttttaagACTTGCCTTTTAAAAAGAGAAAGTCACATTTTTTCGCTTTGTCGTGATTGTCGTTTCGTATGAAATGTTATCTGTTTTGTTCGACTAGTTGTAACATGCCGCAATACAGGTTAACTGCACACAATATGCATTCTGCTTGCAGCCAGAAAAGATTAAACATACAGTGAATAATAATATAATCTGTATTACGGTAAAGTCAAGTTCAGTGTCCAACTCTCATCAAGCATGGCTGAATATACACTGTTGCACAATGTTTCGACCTTATTCAGAATGCCGCCATGATATCTTGATTTGCGGTGCCTTTCATATAAATAAGGATGACAACTTTCACCTAAACTGTggcaatgtttactttttgatATGACATCAAGTTGGTATGGGAGTATTTCATATTGTGCAGTGGTCacaaatacaattttgttttgggtaatttttgtcCTTTTGaagtaaacacgattggaactaatttgggataattggatggtgaagtcatgccgatttcatctacaaatgtaatctcatctgcttttctgttTACGTCacgcacttgtttttatgagtaatttgcaatattgcaacattcagctatacggcacctaacactttgagaaatttgaaaaatatgaaaatgcaattatcccaaattagttccaatcgtgtaagTTATGCATCGACATCATTTCGTACACGGTGACTTTATGCAAGTATTCCATTTATTCTTTACACCACCGCCACATTTAGATGTCAATATGCAGCTTGTCTGGTCAGTGTTACGTGTATTTAGAAGTTGTATAAATCATTGTTGTTTTCGTTGTTGTTGTAAGTCCCTATGGAGGACTATTGGTCTTTGTGATCCGCCGTCTCTGCGTCTGTGAGTCCGCCTTGAAGCGTTTCTCGGAAATGCCCGAATGAATGCTATCAAAGCTGGTAACCTTATGTTATATTTACACGtcaattattttgcaatatgatgCAATATGGCCGTCAAGTAGcaattttgctttatttttccATGTCTACAGCAATAACTGAGACATGCCTGGACCAATTTCCTTCACGGCAGGTATAAGGACATATCCTTATGCCATGCTATAATCACGTTGCCTTGTTGCATGATACGATCGAATATGGACACTATGCGGCCGAtgagtttcaatttttttaaaagtctGAACCCATATTTAAACAAGATTAAActaattttgtttaaagttgATGAAGGACATCATCTATGTCATATAtacacgtcaatttatttcgatgtgcgatccaatatggccaccaggcggcaattttgttttttttttctagtaGAGCTGCTTATGAGACATATCTTCATACTGATTTGTTTCAAAGTTGGTTCAGTaggcatttttgttttattacgATTGTGCACAGCAATGCATAAACGGATTCAGAATCGGTACTTCTTCatcatatgtatgtcaatttttcttttaaagATACAACAGAATATGGCTTGGTTTGTTCTAATTCATTGTGATTGGTACAAGACCGGTACTGACAAACAATAGCTTTGTCCCTGATTATGGctttgttttattatttgttttgctgttgttgttgttattattattgttgttgttgttgttgttgttcttgttgttcttgttgtttgCAAACATGCAGTGTGGAAGCGataatacaaaaattgtttCGAACACGGTTTCATCATCATTGCAGCACGAATGGGAGCCTGTGGAGGAAACTACACTACGAACAGCGGGACGATCTACTCATCACGGTTTCCCGGATGTTACCACAACAAATCTAATTGTTCTTGGAGTATAACAACTGTCGAAGATCACGTCAGTCTTGATTTCACAATATTCGACTTCTCTGACGAAAGCTTTCAAGTCATTATAACTGAGAAGTATAATGGCAGTGTGACTGTGTTGGGTCAGTATAATAAAACGTCGCCTCCAACGTCTACTATTTACTCTCGTTCCAAAAAAGCAATTATTACGTTGTATGAGATCAAGGAAGGCAATGGCTGTGATGTATTTGCCATTGATTTTTCAGGTGAGCTTGACATCATGCTTATTTAAGAATGATCAGATTTAAATAATTACGCCACAACCGTTGTCTTCAACATAATCAACAACATCACATTCTAGTCGTTGCCCTACCTGtcacatcatcattatcatcatcagcatcaccatcgtcgtcgtcatcacaGCCGTCAtcgttgtcatcatcatcatcagaagTAGTTTTCCTAGCAATATATTTTGAACACATAGAATGTTGGACATTGTGACGTCAATCAAATATTGCCAGAATCATTGCTTTACTTAAAATAATAacctagctgtaactttttctgaGGGTCACGACTTCATTGTGCGCCACTGTAACGCTGTAACTCTGGACACAACATAACCAGCAAAAAAATCtagcaaatatttttgttctctcTTTAAAACTTTCGAAAGCTAAGCGCGCCTTGATGCCAAACACAACATTCTCTTAAATAGTCCTAGAGCTGTTAATATTATGCAAGTCAACACTTCCTCTCTGTAATATTATTGCAGGACAAGTTGGATGTGAGGTCCCGGATGAAGTAGATAATGGTTTGGCTGACACTGATAGCATTTGTCCATATTGTAGCGGTGGCGTTGTGACAGTCGTCTGTGACCCCGGCTACGTGATAAATTCTACCTACTCATCTGTCGAATGCCACAACGGGGAGTGGAACGCATTGTTGCCACAATGCATGGGTGAGAACTATGATATCATTCGTAACACTCATCGAAAATGAAGGAGGGGTTGTTCTGTGCTACAATGAATGAAAAGTCAGAGGTGGTTCCCTGCTTCATTTTTTCCTGAACTACCAAAGCTTGCCGATCCAAGGTTGGCATTTCATGCATGTGGCAGCCATGATTGGTTTGCTTTAGGTTAATGACTTCTCTACAAGTATCAAGAAAATCAACAATAAGAACAGGAAATATCTCATTTTGTTATTAATTGACTTCAGTCTTACACTGTATTTTCAGCGGCCGATAAATCAGCTTATCCGAGCACATCAATAATCATGTTAGAAAAAACTGGTAAATATCTTTCTTGATTGCCATtctcgtatgtatgtatgtatgtatgtatggatggatggatggatggatgatggatggatggatggatggatggatggatttatgtgtgtctgtatgtatgtatgtatgtatgtatgtatgtatgtatgtatgtatgtatgtatgtatgtatgtatgtatgtatgtatgtatgtatggatggatggatggatggatggatgatggatggatggatggatggatggatttatgtgtgtgtgatgtatgtatgtatgtatgtatgtatgtatgtatgtatgtatgtatgtatgtatgtatgtatgtatgtatgtatgtatgtatgtatgtatgtatgtatgtatgtatgtatgtatgtgtttgtgcgtgtgcgcgtgcgtgcgtgcatgcacgTATGAATGTcgttatatatgtatgtatgtcgctATGCATGTAGCTGTATATGGAGCTATGCATGTACCATGCTTGCATCTATGCAATCATTTATATGTCgaattatgtatttgtatgttcaATGTGTACCTGGCTGTTGCAGTATGTCTGCAGGTGCGTCCTACCGGCCTATCTGTCTTGGGTGTGGACATGCATAGCTATATATCTTCGCATTTACAAATGCACTCATGTATGTGATCAGTACGTAATCAGCCACATCCATCCATTGTCATCCGTCTAGATAttctttttttaaacttttttccAGTCCGtcatccaacgggcgttagcccaattacaggatgaggtacgcataacccagtatcccccaatggagcactgaggagtaaagtgccttgctcaggggcacaacaccgtgctagagtcttgaactcaccgtcctctgacagtgagtccattactctggacctactgggtcttgaaccgggtctcgaactcactatcctccgatagtgagtccgttaccctaaccactggtccatATTCGTAGAAAAGGTTCACAGCATTCTCTAGCATTTGTAGAAAAGGTTCACAGCATTCTCTAGCATTTGTACAGAACTAGTTTTAGCAAGACTCTCAGATGTGTTCACATTGTCTTTCTAACAGATTCCTTTCAAACAACTCAAGATACTGGTTCAAGACTTTCTTCAGGTACGTTTGACTTGTCCATTgctaatatttcaatattcaatcAAACAGATAACGTTTTCTCGTGATGTCCGAATAACGATAATCACGTTATCCACCGATAGTGACTTCGCTCTTATCCTAGCCGTTGGCtttaaatattgtcaatattgtCAAGTATAGCAATACTAATGTACCATGTCAATTTATCGAATACTTTTCTAATCAAATCATGAAGTATgatgattttactgaaattatCTTTCAGGTTTTAATCTTGGTGCTGTCCTTGGCCTTACCCTATTCCTTGTACTTATAGTACTGTTAATAACCCTATACTCTGTAATGACAAGGAGGAGGTAAGTTCGTGGTTTGTTCGAGAGCCATTAAATCAGAGTTCTTTACATTGTCATCGGCAAGGCAGACATATAGCCGGTTATGATATTCTCATACGCTGTTTTAAGCTGCATCGTGTGTCTTTCTGGTGGCAAACTTCGTGGTGCCAAGAGCAGCCGGTACAGAGGAAACTTCACtctttgtaatgtatattacAAATATCCGAGGTTTATTGCACAACGAAAAATCATCCCAGTTGtatgttttattcattttctgTTGAGCCCCAAAATGAAGAGAATACTAACACATGGAgagatttttttgttatttagtGTAGCTAGACACTGAAAGAGGCATAGGGTCTTGTACCAAGGTATTGGTAACGCCGTCTTTAAAGAAAAACTTCAATGCCACAGGTTGAACAAGCCTATCATGACAAGAGGTTTGTGTTGTCGAACGCAAACAAAAGTAGTAAACCACATAAACTGGGCAAATGTGCAACATCTTGGAAGCTGTAATACAATCGGTTGGCTGCATCTTACTGTTATCATTGAATTATACACAagagactccctaagttgctttGAATACTggcaatcgaccaatcagatatgaccTTCCGAACCAGAACATTAGCAGCATAAACTGTACGTGTGTTTTAGTATAGAACAGCTTGATATTGACaggatattttatttctttaagtCGACGAAACCCACTTTTTTGGTTGTTCACAAACTAAAGTTGATTCTAAATTTCTCCAAAAGAAATGGACAATCTGTTCGATTCTTACTTATGGCACTATATGATAAACTACGCAAAATTTAGTTCACTGTAATGCTTGTACATCGAACTTTAATAGGAGCTTAGTGCAGGTCACAATTCTGGATATCAAATGAATACTGACTTTTATACATGCTCCAAATGAACCCTCTGTTCTTGTGTATTGAAATCAAAATCTTACGATAACCTATCGCAATCAGAAGGGCAAGAAAAGACAGTGTGACATTTTCTTCGTTTGTTGTTTCAGTCGTTTCTCTCTGTTTCTTAGTTTATTTTTAGTTGTTACAGATTGTTTATTCCAAATGTTGAAATCGGTTTGATTATGTAAATATCGGAGgtaattacattttttcaatctTTTACCCTTGTAGGCATGGTGAACAAAGGGCAAATGATGAAAAGGCTGATGCACAAACTGTCCGTTTAAACGAGATAAGTATAAGTGAGCCTCAGTGTCAAACGACAGATGGAACTGACGGATGGATCGCCTATTCTGACTCGCGCCCTCTCCAGAACATTGGGAATGCCTCTGAAGAAAGCAAAGACATGCGTTCATTTAAAGTGCGCCAATCGGACACTAGTTATAATCATTGCTATTTAGAAACCAAATAAACGGCTCAATCAGCAACGGTTTAACAAGCTGTTTCTCCGGTTGTTTAGTTCGGGGATTTGTGGATAATGTTGCATACGAAGCAAATGCCCAGCTAGTCTTAGTGCCCTTTCGTCACGAGGACAACATGAGTAGAGACAACATCCCTTTGCATGATTGATTAAATTGAATTGACAGATGCTgacagataggtagatttaGAAAGCCTAAGATTGTAACGAGCTGTTTCTCCGGTTCTTTAGTTCAGATAATAGTTCTGATAATGTTGCATACGAAGTTAATGCCCAGCTTGTCTTAGTGTGTCTTTGCGTCTTGAGGACAACATCTCCATGATGGTATAAAGATTAATTGACAGATACTAACAGACAGGTAGAGTTAGAAAGACAGTCAATGTCTATGGATGTTCAATATCTAtggagatagatagatagatagatagatagatagatagatagatagatagatagatagatagatttagACCTTCCCTTTATATAGGTATAAATGTTCAAGCCTTTCCAGTACTTCATTCAATAGTGACACAAgtcaattttctaaaatttagtACGAATTATGAGGATTGTGTATTGTAATTTAACTCATGAAATATACCTTAATGAGACGGTTTCGGATACCAAGATTCTCCACCAATGTTCCCTAAACTTCGACTGGTCAAGGTTCCATGACGTTATGAGGATATCAGATTGAACCCGGATGAGGATACGTGAACGATTATAAGTTTCTATTTTTATGAGTGTTCAATTAGTACTGATAAGTTTTATTTGTCGGCATAAAAGCAATATCATCACTTATTGAATGTATCCCTACTGAAGACTTTTGCAAACATAATTCTTAAATACTCCGAGACGTTGAAGAATTGTTGATGTTTATTGAATTATGTTAAGCTTCGACAGAAttattatgcaattaaaattaaaataatataaaaatcaaaaagaagTCTATCCGATTTTGTAGATTCTACAGAAACTCTAAAAAGTCGAGAGAAAGCTAATTGTATTCCGTTAAAACTATGTGGAAGCctaattaaatttctaaaaagaTTCATCACACATATTAGTATCATAGTTGTATCATCAATAGATGTATTGCAGAAGATCCATAAAGTTCAACGGAATTTCAATAGAACTTCGATGGAAATTCAATTCTTGTAAACAAGGGACGTTCAAGAGACGTTTAGcatgaatttaaaatatatattatcttTTCCTCGGAAATTTCATAGATATGAGTAGAACTGCAATATAATGTTAATGGAATTCTTATATTGAAGATTTAGAGAATTCAAGTGATCTTTGATGAGAATAAATCATTCGTGTATAGAAAGTAAATGGAAAAGTTGACAAAAGTCCACGGTATTTCCATTGAAGTTCCATTgactttgtttacaaaattgtaTTAATTATTTTGAAGAGATTTTATAGATCTTTTAAGTAAGGGCTTCGGAGCCTATTCGAAAGCTATTAGCACAtgatttctgaaaaatatataCCATTTGTAAATCATACAGAATATGATGTTGCTTATATGATTTTGCCGGTGAAAAGAATTATACTTGAAACTGTTGTCTGATCAAAGGCATTGGTGATACCGCAGTTAACCACTTCGTATTCAAATCACCATACTTGAACTTCCTGGTCTACAAACAAAAAGTGTGTTGTTTGTAGCTTCTTAGTTTGTCTTTGTTACTAAAACTTCTTTTAATCTTACCGTAAATGGAGCAAAAATGCCAAATGTATATTCATTTTAACAGAATTTAGTTAACGAGTTGATTGGACGTAAATAGACCCTAACTTTGCAAGATTTTACAAGTCCTTACCTAGTAGGCTCCCGAAAGGTTGGAAGTTAGTTTGCAAATTATTACAGGCCAAAACCTTGTAACTTCTCATAATATTGGAGTAAGGAAAGTCACTAGTTGTTTCTGGCCCCACCTAGTTATCAATTGAAAGGTCGGAACTGTGCCAGCTGGAAGTTGACTTCATGCTATACAGTGTTGCATTTATTAGAGGGATATTGTGGTTTATTTTCCAATGAAACTAACGCAGAGTACTGCTGATGGTAACTTGAAAGGGCGTTGTATAGGATAAACTTCCAGTCAAGTTCCTTTTCTATAGTCCTCTTCTCCTATAGTAATACTGACTTTGGGACAACAAAATAATTACTACTGGTCATAGTACGAAGCCATTGTGGAGAAGAAATGGTGTGACTTCTGAGAATAAACCAGGTATATATTTTCTGGTCGTCCACACACAGGTCTGCAAGATCTATAACTTTCAGTGggttgctttgaagcattggcattacgcgaagtagacatattgtctaaattgaggtgttgccaacactgtcagatgtaattatcagctgagccAACGTTAAAACATTGTCTTGCAGCAGGTCAGAAatagtcaaaacaacaaaacctgAAAGTaagtgataagacttggacagtgcttggacatatgtggtggtgttgtttagactacgtctgaccGTCCGCTAGactatgtttcaacttttgcagagttgatttagCTAAGCTGTTAATTGCGCCCGACAGTATTGGCAAcgcctcgatttagacaatatgtctagttggtctaatgccaatgcttcaaagcaagcCACTGTAAAGGCCATCGTAGGAAACTGATTTGATTTATACCTTTACTTTTAAATAATTCAAACCTTCGATTGTATCATAATCTGAAAAGATATCTTAAATATAAACAATTCAGTCATTAAAAACGTTTTTCGGGTTAACACTTCAACTTCTCAGAAGAATGGTTTTGTTATtccaaattatttgaaaaggaGAGGAGACATTTTTATCAAACCCAAAAGTACTCAATAttttaagcatttcactatgaaaaGGGGGAAGtgtttctacagaaaaattacatttgaaacTAAGGTTTCCTCCAATTGGTTTTCAGATAGTAGTCAAGAAAATGTTTCCATGGATGAATTTGACATGAGATAATAGTAAATTcaagtcattttaaagactttcTGCATCGCACAAATATCTAACATTCGAATACCTCCTTAGCCAATGTCATCTATCATTGTGTCCCGTGCTACTCTGTCATGCCCGGTCCACAGGTAAGAGTAGAGTTTTGAATTAATGGTCTTAATGTCACTCTGATTTCATTAAAAGGATTAAAGAGGTAAATTAACTTGGGAATGACAagagttttgataattttacctAAAACGGAAAAGAAACTTCTTTTCCAACAACGCTTGATAAACCGTCTAGTAGTGCAGTAAGATTAACTTGATATGTTGCATCCGTATCACATGATAAAAACACTTCTACAATCTTAATAGATGACATAAGCCATTTTATCCGGAAGAGCTTATTCCGACGCGATCTCCATTTACCTTATCATAACCTTTTTTGTCAATATTAACACATAGCCCCGACACAAGTGATATTTTTTAGAGTGAAAAGGTTTTCAGCAGATTGAATGTCTTTAAAAACACATGTAAAACCTTCAGCATGATTACGCTGATCCTTTGATCTCATGACCCATAACACAGATACAATGTATTGTATTGTCATGTTGCAATTTTGTGAAAAGAAAACCTAcagaaattttaaataaaattggaGAAAGGGGATAGCCATGCCTTACTGACCAAGAAAGGTTAAAGTATTTTGTGAGGTCGTTATTCATAACACATCTTGTTGGATTACTGCAAAAAGTATGTATTCTCTCCATTTCATGaaaggtttttccttttttgtttcGTTCGTTTGTCTAGATCTTTTTATCGATTTTCGTCTTTTTAACGTTACTGAGAGTTagtttgaatattgaaatagaCATGATCATGTGGCTATTGAACTATAATTATTTCAATCGTTCCTCTTTGTAGGGATAGTGAACAAACGGCGAATGATGAACCAGCCAATGCAACTGTCCTTTGCGACTACCTAAGTGAAGAGGAGCTTCAGTATCACGCGACAAGTGTATGAATCATGAAAGCCACACAGAGAAATATTAAGATTACCGGCACGGTATTTTTCAACACAgtcattttctgaaaatttcatttttaatttacaaagGTAGGCGTGGAGAAAAAAGTGAAGCTGACGACATTGATATCGCATTCCCTGTAATCATTATGCCGCTGTagcaaaatgtgaaaacaaaagttcaCTAGAAATACCCACAAGCGACCGAGGGCGATGTAGTCTTTATCGCTGGTTCTCACCACAATGTGTATGGCAAAAATCACTATTGTGGCAATCACACCCATTCGAGTGTAGAAATTTAGTCTTTTTCTGTTACTTATTTATGGTCAAATAAATTGAATGACATAAACGCTTTCAGAGTTAACGTGAAAGAAGTGTTGATTGTATGCATGCCTACTCCAATTGCAAGCTACCTGTGGCGCGTGTCATATAAGGAATATATTGATACAAAACATGTTGTCGCACAATTTCAAAGTTACGTTTAAGCCTGACGTGTACTTCATCGTCTTAATCGTAAGCATCCAATAATTTAGAGACCATATGAGTCTCGCTGCATCGCACCTaataaacatttgaaatgtCCAAGAATAAGAAATTTAACTCGTCAATTGTTAAACCTATCAGTCGTAGAGACAGCAATTCCTGCACGGTTGTGTTGTACGTGCTTTCAGCAGACCGTGGACAGTGTCTTCCGCTTCACTCTGGACAATATCTGAGGCGATGTCTCATTCTAACTCATTCTCTCTCTATGTtttgaaatgataaatttacattcaacaaagtcgcaaataaaacaaatctacataaccgtaaatgtgtcaaaattac
It includes:
- the LOC139126894 gene encoding kremen protein 2-like, which codes for YGYKGCYNLGNLKSEVTIPYDKLTIQECLRFCRKHRFGAVLKDTCKCFDSHIDDGKRGSNAICGTACGGDANHACGGTSPNYGLYETRMGACGGNYTTNSGTIYSSRFPGCYHNKSNCSWSITTVEDHVSLDFTIFDFSDESFQVIITEKYNGSVTVLGQYNKTSPPTSTIYSRSKKAIITLYEIKEGNGCDVFAIDFSGQVGCEVPDEVDNGLADTDSICPYCSGGVVTVVCDPGYVINSTYSSVECHNGEWNALLPQCMAADKSAYPSTSIIMLEKTDSFQTTQDTGSRLSSGFNLGAVLGLTLFLVLIVLLITLYSVMTRRRHGEQRANDEKADAQTVRLNEISISEPQCQTTDGTDGWIAYSDSRPLQNIGNASEESKDMRSFKVRQSDTSYNHCYLETK